The Anopheles moucheti chromosome 3, idAnoMoucSN_F20_07, whole genome shotgun sequence genome contains the following window.
TATCCTCCAGGGGCTTGTCCGTTAGGCAGCAGAGGGATGGTGCCCTCTCGTCACGACACTgacgattcatgaatcttttgggaGTCGTTTCCTGATTTGAGTGACTCCTCTCTTAACTCTTCATTAACGTTTCAAAAATAACTTATTTCGAATGGTGATGCAAAGCAGTCTATGTTAGATTTGAGTTCAACTTTCTTGGGTTGGGTCCTAGACAAAACTGTCAATTTGCTTTAGCCTCGAAATTAATTATGTCCTCCAAGGTTTGCCCAAAAACATTCTGTTCGTCACATGCAACAGTCATTAGGAGGGGGGTTGACAATCTTCAAGAAAAGATCATTTTCAGAACGAAAAGGTCATCAAGGAATTTCTTTTCCTAGAACCTTCTTCTATTTGTGACACATTTCTCCGGTACGGTAAAGGAATACCCCTTGATGAGCGTTGTCTTACTAATGGCGTAAGGTATTGGATTTACTCTCTTAAGCTCTTAAGCTTTGTCACCGTTAATTTAAGATAGAACCATCAATCGCTTCTATTAGGAGATTACCTGGAGGTGTCTAAAAGATAAAGATTCGACTGTTTCGACTTACACTTGCACAACAAAGCTAATTTTGTGTTCATGTTATGTCCGATACATCGCCACTATTTGCCCAATTGTCTCAAAAtacaggaataaaaaaagtcCACGTTGCATCGATTTTCACATAAGATTTGATGCTGATCTCTACAGTCTGTCGGATTTCGAGAAAAAGACTTCTGTTTGACACTCTGGCCTTTCTCCAGATACTTCTCCTACCTGAAAAATATATGTCACCCCAACTATATCCTGAGAACTCTGTGTGACTCCTGCAGTTCCAACTGTTATCGTAGCGACTATAACAAATGAACTGATAACATTAGAAAATGAAGCAATTTTCGGTAACTCACTACATGGCAAAGAACTTGTATAAAAATCACAAATATCAGTCCAATTTTTAAATGTGATGTGATTGCGGTATTCTGCGGTGTATGTTAGTACTATTGACTAATGATCGTTCTCTTGCCTTTTTCAGCCACTCGAATCACTCGAAGATCAGCGGATTTGGTTGTGGCAGCAGTACGCAATGCGCATGACACCGGCCGTACAGCGGATTGTCGAGTTTGCCAAACGGGTACCGGGATTCGGTGAGTTTCTGCAGGACGACCAGCTGATCCTGATCAAGCTCGGATTCTTCGAGGTGTGGTTAACACACGTTGCTCGCTCGACAAACGATTCTACGCTAACGTTTGACGATGGCGTGTACATTACGCGACAGCAGCTAGAAGCGATCTACGATGTAAGTGCAAAAAAGTACGATCCAATTAAACCCACATCATTAATCGTTTTCATTAATCTTTTCATCCAGCCGGAGTACGCCAACGCACTGTTCAACTTTACCACCGGTCTCAATAGTTGCTGCCTGAGCGATACCGAGATTGGACTGTATTCCGCGCTCATCCTACTCTCGGACCGACCCGGGCTGGTCGAGACGAAACTGATTCTCAAAACCCGCGAATGTATTGCGGAAGCGCTGCGAGTACAAATCACACGTTCGCGGGCAAACAATGGCATCAGTGCGCTGCAGATAATGCCCGCCCTGGAAGCGAGAGTGCACGAGCTGCGAATGCTGGGCGAGAAACATTCCGCGCACCTGGAATGGTTCCGGACGAACTGGAACACCGTACGATTGCCGCCCCTGTTTGCGGAAATCTTCGATGTGCCCAAGTGCGAGGAAGATCTGCAGTGAGCGGGTCACTACCACTATACCGATCCCAGTTTGCACATGAGTGAAACGTTGAGTGACACAAAACTATCGCCACAAGAGGCAATGATGAATGCTGTAACGTAACGTGATTGTACTAAGGTACCGAATATTCcgtaggaaaaacaaacccccattTATCAGTGACATCATACACATCAGATTAGCAAAATGGAAGACGAAGCGTACGTTCGCATAATAGGCATATACCGTTACTATTGGACACATATCACGAATATTGATGTGAATTTTTCAAACCCATTACCACTTACTCGCAGCATCAACTAGATAAGACCATTTTTTTCGGTTAAAACAACAATACAAAGGTCCAGGCAGGGTTGTGGTGTTAGTTGAAGCAAAAGCAATAGTGGAGTGGTCTGTTTGGGGGTTGTTCGTTCCCTGCCAATCCCACAAGCTGACCGCTGAATATGTCTGATAAGCTATGTACCATGACACGATAATGGCAATAAGTAGCGAAAGGCCCACCACGGCTGGCTAACCACAAAACTGATCGGCTTTTTTGTGCGGTGATAGCAAACAAGCACGATAGGAATTTAAGATAAAAACAAGACTAACAGAGTTACATCTTACCAGCAGATAATAAGTAAGCAAGTAGTGGCCATTACATAGGCTATCGTTCGTGCTCTCCTTCTTCACAAATATCtcgatgtgtgcgtgtatgtgctGCCCGTTTGGGTCAACTGTTGTTCTCATCCTTCCTTCCAGAGTTGTGACAAATGGAGCTGTACTCGAGCAATATATCATAGCAGTAGTGAACTGTAGCCACAATTTCCCCCCTCCTGTGTGGAATAGAACTTAGATGAGCATAATAGCATTAGCGTTTAACATATTTTACCGCGGTAGGAGAGCAGTAAGAAACAATCATCGACACCTTCGGCAGACGGAAGAAGGAAGTGTAATAGGCAAATTGAGACTATTTAAATTATAAGTGAACAAACTGGTGCTGTAATTTTTACGATACTAATTTTAAGCCATATAGATCCTTTTTTCTCTGTAGGTAGGAGGATCAAAGAACTCTACTCTTCCGATAGCGTTCGattctttctctcttcgaTGCGATCGAACAAGAACTCGCTTCTTGAAAAAGAATAGCGTTTAATTTTTAACTGTGCTTATCATCATGCTGAATAGTTTCACGATCGTTAATCATTGTACAGCCCCATCGAGTACAATCGATTTTACCACTGGCCGATgtttgattgagacagagagagagagagaaacagagaaaaaaaagaagcgtagataaaacaatttcaaacttCGCTTTTACTTAGACGTATAGTatgggttgttgttgcttccctTTCGGTGTTGTTAAACGATATGTTaaagtgaaaatattttccccattttcctttttatatacacacacaagaGAATCGTTTCTGCGAGAGTGCGAAAATGCCGCAAAACTGTACGCGTAACATTCACTCTATTTATCTATTGTTATTTGCTATATCGTTGTGCGTTGTGCGACTCACTGCTCGTACAAAATCGCACCCTTTTACACGTAttgaagaagcaaaacacaagACTCCCTGTGGGACAGAAAGTGAGACTACGATTTAGCTATATTGAAATAATGAACGTATACATCTATACACgtatacatatttttgttaCGCATATTGTTGCCTTTTGATTAGCGTTAGTGTCCTTTTTAGCCAATTTGATCCCCATCCTTCTAATAATGCCCTCTACGTGACGGCAAACTATTGCGCGCACCATGGTGCTGTATGGAAATGATGTTAGGAAACGACACTTTACCACCCCCCACCCTGCTGCTCTGTGCTATCCGGGTTCGAAGGATTTAGGTTGCGGATAGGTCCATGTGCGTCCATGTGTTGCGTTCCGTGCTTTTGTTAAGTTTTGTTTACCGCACATTTTCCCTTTTACGTTATGCAATGTGTGCATGTAACGGTTTATTTTGAGGAGCAGCGCACTTCGGAACTGACTGGATAGGGGAGTGTGTATAACAGGGATGGCCATTTCGTTGTGTAAGCGTTTAGTAGGGAGGTCACGGAATAAAGCTGGCATGGCACGGTGCTACGGTAATACGATACGATGGAGAAACgtgaataaaaatggaaatgttttaGAGTTAAACCGTTTCAATACACTCAACAGTTAAGAACAACATTTATTTACCACTCTTGACACGGTTTGGATAATATAATGATATTAGCACGTTGTACTATTCTTGACAGTAAGTACGGTAACAATTGGTATTTTTTAAGGGATGGAAGTACAAACCGATGATTCACTTTTCTAATCCCTCGGTTCGGGATAGAACTGTGTCAATGCGAGCACCACCTTGTCGGCAAGTTCTTGCGTACTGGCACACAGCACCCGACGGGACATAAGATCCAGTGGACCACCGGCAGGATCCAAACAGACGCCTCCCGCTTCCCGCACCAGCAAATCTCCCGCCGCAATGTCCCAGGCGTGAATGCCAAACTCGTAATTAAAGTCTGCCCCACCGAGTGCCACCATAGCCATGTTGAGTGCCGCCGAACCAAGACTACGCAATctgtggaaagaaaaatattacaGAAAAACATCAAATCGGTCACGGCCTTCGAATTCTCTTACCCATGAATCTGTCGCACAAGCTTTCCAATGTTCTCTAGGACAACGCgtgttttttcctcttcccgGGATGTTCCAAATTCCGTTGTTGCAAGGGCCCGTTCGAACGCCGTTTCGCCGGACACACGGATTGGGTTGCCGTTCAAAAATGCACCCTTGTCACGGCGGGCCGTAAATTTCTGGCCAACGATCGGATTGTAAATGATGGCAATTTCCGCCACCTTCTCCACCAGCAGTGCGATGGAAATGCACGAATGTGGAAAACTGTGCACAAAGTTCATCGTTCCGTCCACGGGATCGATAATCCAGGTAGGTGCATCGGTCAGTTCGGCCTTCTTCCCTTCGCTCGTTTCTTCCTCGCCGATAAACCTACAAACGGGTGGAATTTCATTCGAAATAACCATTCGAATCGATTCGCCCTCCTGCGCTTACTTATGGTCAGGATAGTTCGCCGTGATTCCTTCCATCAGCATGCGCTCCACTTGTTGGTCGGTTTCGGTCAGCAGATCGATATTGCTCGACTTTTCTACCACGCGTTTCCGCTGGGAGTTTCTGGCAGCGATTAGCTGTAGGGAGGGTTACAAAACCAATCAATATTACCTCACAATAGAAGCAGAAGTGACTCGAGGATGATGAAACTTACGCTTCCAGCAGTTTCCACCAATCCGAGAACATGTTCGTAACATTCGTCCAAGTTAAGAGCCATTTTTGTGTGGAGCGCAATAGCACCAGGTTCAAATTTCACACCCAAAGCTCAATCAATTAGAAGACTACTACCACCCCTAGCTGCTGTTATTGTTTACCGTTCGCGTGCTTTAAACCAACTGAACCGCACATTAACGCAGCCCTCTTGCACGACTGGTCTGGACGGATTGGTTCGGGTATCTCACTCGTTGCTTTTTCACGTTTTCTATGCTTCTAAATATGCGCCCGCAATCGCTGCTCGTAATCTTTTATCACGAGTGGAACCGTTTTGTTGGTAAACAGCTCGTCAAGATGACAGCTTTGATGACGGCCAGTGGTGTATAAACAACAAGCTGTTATACAAATGACACATCCCTTTGTATTACTTGATTttggaagacaaaaaaaagtattttcatTAGACTACATACTAAAAGGTATTTTTCGATGCAATTTATGGTGACTTCTAGtataagatattttttttataactaaaATTATGCTCGTGAAATGTTAGTTTGACACTCCTGCAACTGTGTGCATAAAATGCGGGAATTGGCAACTGTCATACGAACGGACCGTTGCGTAAATTTAAAATTCGTAATGCATTATTCGTTTTTCGATAGCAAATTGAgcttaaaatttgttttctgctACCATATACACACGAAAGATTAGATAGTGTATTCTTTTAACGATCCCATTCACTGTAAATCATTCTAACTCAGAAGAAGGGGTGGTTGTGGTTCGAACCACGATAAGCAATCTTCATATGCTTAAGATCCTCACAGGAAATTAGGTTTCAATCAAAAATGTTTCTATTCATACACACCTAGAAAGCCTAGTGCGTGATATAAAGACCCGACACTTTCAATATGATTGCATCGATGAACCACGTTCAGAACGATTGCAGTTATGGAGAGAATTAGGAAAAAGCAGCATTACTTTTCATTTTGCATAACATTGATATGTTCCGGTAGTATATTTATTCCAGTATCGTTTCATTCAGTACAGTTATTTGAGATGGTTTTATTGTTGTAGTTAATTTGCCATATCTGGAATGAGCACTACACCCTTCAAGTTGTATATAGACTCACGAGAACGAACAGCATGCAAATACGGATGCCCATGTGAATGGGCATGTAGgtacattaaaattattaaacggACAACCATGCACACGCCGCTGCACTACTGTTGCATTATGCTCCGTGCCCACTATCAAAAGTATTACAAATAGTCACACCGCAAAAAAGGGGAACAGCTGTGGTAAGGGCCACTGCATGGGAGCCACCTACTTTCCCTTCCCCGGGTAAATGGGGTGTTGGTGTAGGCACGCTACATGATATGTATCGTTGTTTGGGCGATTGATAAGAATTGGGGGCTGTGGACTGGTGTTCTAATCGCACCCCGCTTAGTTTAATGGCTCTGGAGAAAATGTGCGCAAGTCCAACAGAAACCTTTTGCTTTCCATCCTTTCTCTCTATCCCTCTTTATCGGTCTAGAGAGAAACACAATTTTCCCATCCAGATAACAACACAGAGGACCACCGGTTTGTGGCCCTCATGAATAGATATATAGCGCTACGAGTTTTAACAGTTGATAAACTTCTAGTACAATGCTGTGGATGCATAGATTTCATTAATTCTACAAATGGTTTTAGTTTTCCTCCACGCTGGGAAATTCCTAGCAGAGGGGGAAAATGATATGTGTTGATTTAgtttctgttttccttttttctgggGCGTCCGTAGGGTGATCAGTTGGCATGCACCCCGCACCAGACACTTGCGGTAGCTCAATGGAATCGTCATCGAATCTGTGGCTGAGATGTGGTTAACACGTGGGAAGAGCATGGGTACAGCAATGATGGTGTATGGTTTTCGGTTTCAAGTGTATAGGTACGTGCCATAGACAAGCGTTGTGAGTGTTTATTTGTGGTAAAACTTAtaagcgaaaaataaaagcagtgaaaataataaaatatgattAACTGAATATCCATGATGTTACTATTCCCGCATTGCGTACGTACAGTAATGGCGGTAGTAATTACACACTGGGAAAGGAAGAAATGCTACCAT
Protein-coding sequences here:
- the LOC128305882 gene encoding inositol monophosphatase 1, with amino-acid sequence MALNLDECYEHVLGLVETAGSLIAARNSQRKRVVEKSSNIDLLTETDQQVERMLMEGITANYPDHKFIGEEETSEGKKAELTDAPTWIIDPVDGTMNFVHSFPHSCISIALLVEKVAEIAIIYNPIVGQKFTARRDKGAFLNGNPIRVSGETAFERALATTEFGTSREEEKTRVVLENIGKLVRQIHGLRSLGSAALNMAMVALGGADFNYEFGIHAWDIAAGDLLVREAGGVCLDPAGGPLDLMSRRVLCASTQELADKVVLALTQFYPEPRD